TCACGCAATTCCTGATGGTTGTAGATTTCGCCATTGTGTACCATATAGGCATTTTTAGTGCCCCTTATGGGTTGCTTCCCGGAATGCAGGTCGATAATCGATAAGCGTTCATGCGACAGGATGTGACCCTGCTCCGTAACATGCATATCACTTTCGTCCGGGCCGCGGTGCGACATGCGTTTTGAAAGCGCCTGCACCAATTCTTTATCCTTCCCTTTTCCTATAATGGCCAAAATCCCACACATAATCTTCTTTGTTTATCGGTTATTTATTTTGATAACGCAAAGATGGATTTTAGGTTATGATTTTAAAACCAATCCGAATCGGTTCGTTTCAAATCGAAACAAAAATAATGTGATTTAGCAAAATACGTAAATACAAACCCGGGCAATCCGGTTGGGCGATTGGAATCTGTAATCCCGCTAACGGATATGTTCGATACGGTAAGCTGTCCCGTTAATGTCAAATGAATATCCTGCTTCGTGTCCCATCAGCTGACTTCCTAAGGGCGACTGCGGCGAGATGGCGAAGACGTCGTTTCCCTCTATATTGATTTTGGGCAAAGCGGCAGCGATATATACCAGCATCCGGTTCGTTTGCACAAGGCTTCCCACGACCGCCCTGGTGTTCACTGACAACGGATCAATTTTATCTAAGACGGCTTTCTGCGCCAGGAATTCGGAAAGTTTCGCGCTCAGCTTTTCCTGCTCTATATGCATCATGGATAATGCGGTTTCGTGCTTATCGCCCGCCGATCCTTTGGCATCATTCTTCGAATCTTCGGTTAAAGCTGCAATCATGTCCCGGAATGCATCAATCTTATCCTGGACGAGCTGGCTGTAGTACAAATGGATTTTCGCTTTCGGAATCATAATGCCAACGCAATTTTCCCGACGCTAAAAATCAAACTTGTAGTTTGCTCCGAGCATGACCTGCAACTGCTGCACGGGATAGCCCAGCCATTTTTCATATCGTTGGTTCGCAATGTTATTTGCTTTGAGGAACGCCGTCCAGCGTTCATTGTATTTGAAGCCGACATGCGCATTGGCATCAAAGTAACTGCCTAAGGTCGCGACCTCTTCAGAGAAGCTGCTGTATTGCAGCAGGTCCTTACGCTCGCCCACAAAGAAAAGTGACGCACCCGCATACCACTTTGGTGTGATGGTCACATCGAGCGTCGTAGCCAACCGCAAAGCCGGCAGGTTCCAGGCTTCGCTTTCCACACTCGTGTTATAGCTGTTGAAAGTCGCATTGATACCGAAAGCCACATTCTTTGAGAAATCCGCTTTCAGTTCGCCGTAAAAGCTGATGGTTTTCACATCGTCATACGCCAGTTGAAACGAATTGCCCAGCTGGTATGGCTCGAAGTCGTTCAGGCTGCTCCCTGACACTTCGGGGAAGCTGTTATTCTTAAAAAGCGGTTTGTTTTTTTCACTGGTGTAAGACCCCCTTAGATTGTAGCTTACGGCACTGGACAGTTTGCCCTTCAGTCCTGCGAAAATATCGTATTGCCTGTCTGTGGGCGCTATGGTTAACGTAGGTGATACGAATGGATTCTGGTTGGTGACATCACGATAGGAGTTTTGTTCAAGGCCGCCTTCTGCGCCGGCATAGAATACCATCAGGTCGCCCACGACTTTGAGTGAGGCATTGACCTGTGGGTAAATGAAGAGTTTATTGTCGCTGTTTTCGGTGTCGAGGCTGTAAAACGCCGCTGCACCCAGATTGACGGTCCAGTCGGCACGATTGATCACGAAGCTCGGATGCACACCGAAATTGGTGTAGCCGTAGCGGATTGCGCCCGTATCAAAATAATTGTTTTTGAACTCGCCTCCTACATAATCCACAATGAAATCGGTTTTGATGTTGGTATCGGAAATATTGAAATCGAATGAAGGCTTTACATAAAAACGATTCTCGGCTGAATCAAATGAGTCCCAAAACCGGTTGAACTTTACACTGGCGCCCTTAAAAAAACTGTCATTGTAGGTCAGTTTCGATGCTACGTAAAAATTATGGTATGTATGTTTTGCGTCAACACCGTCATACAAAGCGGGGTCCGATCCAAAAAAATCTTCGCGTACCCCATACCAGTTGTATATCTGGTTCTGGTACCCCAGATCAGCCGTCCAAGACCCGGCAGCCTGCCTCTGACCGTAAGACAGATCCACTGAGGTATTGGAAAATTTATCCTCAAGCATCACATCGTTGATGCCGCCCTGCGATGAAAAGTGCCGCAGCATTCCTCCTACGTAGCCGCTTTCCCCTACATTTTCGGTCACAAACAACTCGGCATTGGCGTTCCCATAATTTCCGCCGGCGAGTGTCACATAATTTTTAAACAAACGCTCCTGCTCCGTCTTGTCGACCGCAGCGGCGCGACCTTTTGATGGTGTAAAGGTAGAGGCGACGGGAAACGAGAATATGTTGTATTTGATGTCCTCTTTTTTAGAATTGTCCTCATCCTCCAGCGCAGGCGTTTCTTTTACTTTAAAGGCATCTGAAATCGTGGGCGTGTAAGGCTTTACTACATTTACGACTTCATTCCCAAGGTCTTCATCCTGCTTTTGGGAATATGAAAATTGTGCCATGGCCAGGAATGACAGAAGGGCAGTATATTGGAATTTGATTTTCATGGAATGGTTTGTTTGTGCGACTTAGTTCTGAAATTACTTCTGTATCGATGAATTGGTTTTGGATTCTTCCGCCTGGATGATGTCCCGTTCTTTTTTGGCCTCATCGATTACATCGGGGAAATCGGTGAAGTTCCTTATGACACTGTCCAGGATGTACGTTGCCTGAAACGAGTCCTTCAATCCGTAGAAATTTTTGGCCATGACCACCAGTCCTTTCGCACCAAAATATTTATAGCCGGAATAATCTTTCGTCAGTTTCTGCACTACCGTATTCGATGCTTCAAACTTGCCGTCCTTATTCTTAAAGTAGGCGTCGTAATACAGCGCTTCGGCGGCAATTTCCCCTTTTGCCATCGTCAGGAGTTTCGCGTAAGCGGTCCTGGCTTTGGCTTCATCATTTGACTTCACCGCCGAACGCGCGACAATAATCTGGGCATCGCTGCGCACCTTATCGTCCGTTTTCGGATTGGACAACACTTTCTCGGCCGAAGTCACCGCTGACGGATAGTCTTCTTTTTCGTAGAAAGATTTCATCAGGTTGGCCTGCGCAAAAGTGACGTTTTGCGGGTAATCGGCTTCCGATTCAAGACGCTGCAGTTTCGGAATGGCCTTATCGTAATTCTTCACTTTGAGGTATATCTGCGACAGCCTTACCAAAGCCTGCTCGGTGTATTCATTTTTCGGTGCATCGGCGACAAATTCGTATTTAGGCGCGGCATTGTCTTCGAGTCCGTCGGCATAATACAACTGCGCAAGGTAGAAGTTCGCCTTGAGCGCATGGATACCGTTGGGGAATTTGGCAATATAGCCAACAAACCCTGAAACGGCCTGTTTTGAGTTGTTTTGTAAATATTGCTTTTCCGCCGCTTCATAGGTATCGTTATCCAGTTCGGCATCAGAGACTTCTACAAACGACAGTGTTTTTACCCATGACGCATACTCGTCAACCTGTCCGTTATCCACATAGATCAATCGTGCAGTGGCCACGGCTTCAAGTGCCTCGGGCGTGTTCGGATAGTCTGCCGCCACCTTCTTGAATTTGGTAAGGGCCAGCTGATCTTTGTCGGCGTTATAATATACAAGACCCTGTTTAAGGACCGCCTTCGAGGCGTAGATGCCAGTTTTGGCTTCGCCCACCAGTTTGTCATAGGTCCTGATCGCGTCGTCGGTTTTCTTTTCGGTAACATACGTGTTTCCGAGTTCGTACAAAGCATCGTCGCGGTACTGCGATTTCGGGAATGCCGGGAGGAATTTATTCAGGTCCTCAATCTTTTTCTCATTCCTGCCCACGAAACCGTAACTGATGGCTTTCTGGAACGCGGCATAATCCGCATCAACGCCCTTCATTTCAATGGCCTTGTTGTACGCGTCCATGGCGGGCCAGTATTTCGCCGTAACGAAGTAGCTGTCGCCCAAACGCAGGTATGCGTCGTTTAGCCTGGTCCTGTCGTCTTTTGCGGCTTTTACGAATGCGTCGAAATAGGTGGCGGCCTGTTCGTATTCTTTCAATTTGAAATAGGCGTATCCGAGGTTGTAATTAATGTTCTTGTTTTCGGGAGTCGATTTGGCCTCGGCGAAACCGATAAACTGCTTAAAGCTCAGTAATGACTCTGAAAAGTTGTCCAAAACGTATTCCGTTTCCCCTTTCCAGAATGTAGCACGCGCCGTGAAACGCGGATCCCGTGGTTCTCCAATCGATTTCCTGAACATCCCCAGCGCCTCCTGGTAGCTGCCATCGGTGTAGAGCTCCAGTCCGCGATAAAAGGTCACCTTCTGGTAAGCCTGCTTGTTCGCAAAACTTTTGTTCTTTTCGAGCAGCGCCAACGCCCCTTTATAATTTTTAGATGTGATGAATGAGTTGATCAGCAGGGTTTCAATTTCCGGCTTGTTAGGGTTCGAGGGATATTTTTCTAGAAAACCCGACAGCACATCCGGTACGGGTTGGTATGAATTTCCGATATCATAGCTCAGTTTGGCATAGTTCAGGAAGGCGTCTTCCTGTATCTTGGCATCGAAATCCATTTCAGAAGCGTTCTTGAAGGCATTGAGTGCCTGCTGTTTGCGGTCGGTCTTGAGGTAACTCTCACCCAGATGGTAATAAGCGTTCTGGGCCACAAAGTCGTTCCCATCGATAATCTTGTTGAATTGTGAGATGGCATTTTCAAAATCGCCCTGCTGGTAGTAGGAATAACCCAAGAGGTAGTAGTCGGTGTTGTTCCATTTTCCCTTCTTGCCTTTGTATTCCTTAAGGTACGGGATGGCTTTGTCATATTGCTTCAGATTAAAATAACTTTCCCCGATGATTTTATTGAGTTCCGATTTTTCCTGTGCGTTAGACTTTGCCATTGCCGTATTTCCGTCATCGATCGCTTTTTGAAAATTCCCGAGCTTGAAATTCATATCCGCCTGGAAATAAGACATTTTCTCTTTGTATTTCGGCTGGTCCTCGACCTGGTTGAACAGCTTGTCCGCCTCCTTGTAATCGTCAGATTCGTAAGCCATAAACCCAAGATAGTATTTGGCCTGCGAGCCATATTCCTTGGAGTTGGCTACCGTATTGAAATATTTGGTCGCTTCTTTCTTATTTTTCGCGGTGAAATAACTGTAACCCTTCTGGAAATTGAACTTTTCGGTCTCACCGGCACTCAGTTGGCTTTCGTCGACCTTATCAAACCATTCCAATGCATCGGGATACTGCCCTTGCTCAAAATAATAAGATGCCACTTCAATGTAAGCCTGGTTCTGCTTGCTGCTGGTCGGATAATCATTGACGAAATCCTCCATCAACGCGTCAGCACCTGCCTGATTGAGCCGGATGGCACAGTTGGCGATGTAGTAAGCGCAATCGGCCTTGACCTCCATGGCTGTCGGCTGCGCGGCGGCCTCGTCGCTCACTTTTTCGAAGATAATCTGCGCGGATTGGTATTGCTTGTCATTGTACAATTCGACAGCACGGTTGAATTCCCTGAGCTCATTGGTATAGACAGCGGATTTTTGTGCGGAAATGGTGGCGGAGAACGCCAGGACAGGCAATAAGGAGAGCTTTCGGAATCTGTGCATTTTTTATGGTTTAAAATTCAAATATATTATTCCTCGTCCGGATAACGGGCTAAAATCGGGATTTAGTATTAACAGACTTGTCAACGTCGGACAGTATTAACAAAAGTTTAAGATGACGATACCGCCACCACTTCACTAAAATTTATTTTGAAACCCACCGTTAACTTTATTACTTTTACCGACAAACAAATGCCAACATGCCACAGCCTGTCGTATCGCTCAAAAATGTCAACATTTTCCAGGACAACAACCTGATCCTTTCTGATGTCAATCTCGAAGTACAGGAAGGGGAGTTCATTTACATCATCGGGAAATCCGGGACGGGGAAAAGCAGCCTCGTGAAGACGCTGTATGCAGACCTGCCGCTGGAAGAAGGCGAAGCGCAGGTGGTGGAATACGACCTGATGAGAATGAAGGAATCGCAAATCCCGTTCCTGAGGCGTAAAATCGGCATCGTATTCCAGGATTTCAAGTTGCTTCCTGACCGAAGCATCAATGACAACATGCTTTTTGTACTCAAAGCCACTGGCTGGAAGGATCCCGCCGCAATGCAGGAGAAAATCAGCGAAGTCCTTGAAAAGGTCGATATGAAGAAACTCGGCAACAAAATGCCACACCAATTATCCGGCGGCGAACAGCAGCGTGTAGCCATCGCGCGCGCCCTGCTCAACGATCCGGAACTCATCCTGGCCGATGAGCCCACCGGAAACCTGGATCCACAGACCAGCGTGGAGGTTTTGGAAGTATTGCGGAAAATCAACGGCAACGGAAAAACGGTTATTATGGCCACCCACGATTACGCGCTGCTGCTTAAATTCCCTTCCAAGACCCTAAAATGCGAAGGCGGAACCATGTTTGAAGTGGTACAGAAAACGGTCTGAATCCGATGAATACCCTATCCATCGTCATCCCGGTTTACAACGAGGGGAACACCGTACACCTGATTTTGGATAAAGTCAAGAAAAGCACCCTTCCCAACCACATCTCCAAACAAATCATCATCGTAAACGATGGCTCGGCAGATCATACGGCCGCTGCCGTAGCAGCATACATGCAGCAAAACGCCGATCTTGACATCCGCTATTTCGAGCACGCGAAAAATAAGGGGAAAGGCGCCGCACTCCATACCGGAATCGCGCACGCCACCGGTGAATATACTATTATCCAGGATGCGGACCTCGAATATGATCCCAACGAATATGCGTTGCTATTGCAGCCCGTAATCGATGGTTTCGCCGATGTGGTCTACGGTTCGCGGTTTGCAGGAGGCAATGCGCACCGCGTGCTGTTCTTCTGGCACACGATCGGGAACAAATTCCTGACCTTCCTGTCTAATATGACGACGAACCTCAACATCACCGACATGGAGAGCTGCTACAAGCTTTTCGATACCCGGATGCTGCAATCGCTGCGCCTGAAAGAAAAGCGCTTCGGATTCGAACCCGAAGTGACGGCAAAAATCTCTAAAATTCCTAAGATCCGGATTTATGAAGTGGGCATTTCCTATTACGGCCGGACGTACGAAGAAGGTAAAAAAATTAACTGGAAAGACGGATTTCGCGCGATATACTGCATTTTCCGGTATGGATTCTGAAACTATTCCGGTTTTTTATACACGTGCGGATTTTCGCGCAAACCCTTCTTAAACACTTTCCTGACGAGCATCCGAAGCCAGGCATCGGCCTGAAGCACGGCATCGGAAAGCGTGTTTCCCGGCCTGCCGCGAAACGACGTCACATGAAACGTATCTGTCGCCAGCAGTGGGGATTTGGAAAAATAGTAATTTGATACACAGCAACGATAGCCCTCATAAACCACCGGCGACACCGAATGCATGGAATGGTTGTGCGTTGCCATCACCGCCAGGCGGTTGAATTTACTGTGGATCGTCACCGGCTTACCCTTTAATCCGTCCGGCCACAGTTCGAGATTGCCACCGTAGCTTTCCTGCCAGTCGGGCGTGACATAATAAAGCAGGTTGAGCACCCGCCACCGTTCGCGGTCCTTATCATGCGAATTGTCCAGGTGCGGATTGAGGAACTGCCGGTGCCCCATCATCGAAAGGCCGCCTGCATAGAGGTTTTCGTCGGGCAGGATGTCACTGATATTGCAGATTTCACCAATGAGTGTTACCACCCGTGGATCCTGAAAAGCGTAGATCACCTCTTCAAGAAGCGGATGGTACAGGTTCATCTGCGCCGCAACATATTTGTCCTCGCGCAGGCTTTTCTTGAGCACCATCTCACTGGGTTTCGGGAATAGGGCATTCACCTGTATGGCCAATGGCTCAGGAAGCAGGTCGTCAATAAAAAAATAACCGATGGCATGCTCAACAGCCACAAACTGCGAATGAAGGGCAGCTTTGTGCGATTGGAGTTTCTGAAGGATTAAATCGGCTATGGCTTCCCTTGTCATTGATTCCGAAGGATTTTATCGATTAGTAACGCATTGGCGCCATCGTCAAGGCAACTTTTCATCATGGCCTGACGCCGCTGGAAATCGTCATACGTTTTGTCTTTCAGCAGATTTACGGCATCGATAAGCTGCTTCTTGTCGTTGGCGGTAATGCAAAGGTCACTAACGTTCGGGTCGTCGGTAATATTGTCATTGATAATGCAAAACCGGCCGTTAAAGAGCGCGTTGATGACTTTGAGTTTTGTTCCCGACTGCTGAAACGACCAGCAGACGTTGATGTGCGCTTCGGCCATCAACGATTTCAGATGGGAAAAATCCTTCAACGCAATAAATGCGGCGTTGCTTTGGCCGCGAATGATCCTGCGCACAAAACCTTCGCCTGAACCTGATGCGATGACAAGCCTGACATCTGGGATTTCCTTAAATGCATTTATGAGGAAACGGACCGCCTCCCGGTTATCCGCCGTGTTTAAATCGCCGTGGTATAGCGCAAATTTTCCTGTCCCCGACAGATCTGCGACGGCCTCATTACCGTGGAAAACGGGTACGTAGGATGCATTTCCGAATTTCCGTTGAATGTACTTTTCTTCAAAAAGCGACAGGGCGAGCGTATGATCGAATGAACGGATCACGCGCTCGTAGGCACGGAATTTTACGGCTTCCATCCAGAAGGCAAACTTTTTCAACAGCGAAGTTTCGGTTCTGGAAATCCCTTTAAAATAATCCTGTTCGATGTTGTGCAGCCGCAATATTTTTGTGAACCCATCGAGCCTTCCGGCGTTAACGAGGTAGGTGGTTTTCAAGCCTTCAAACAGTATCGGAGCCGGTATGCCTGCCAGGTTTCGGTGTAATGACGCGTCGTTTCTCGTCATCACCGAAAACGGCTTTGTCGACAAAAGCCACAGCGGATTGCCGGAAAACCGGTAATAAAATACCTTTTCGGTGATGGCCTCGAGTTGCGGGCAGGATGCGGGAATTTCCTCAGCGAAGGTGTGCAGGTAAATCCTGTATCCGATCCGGTGCAGCGCCCTGATCTTAAAAAAGACATCAATCACACCACCGAAATCGGGCGGAAAAGGATTGTCCATACTGATGATGTGAAGGGCTCGTTCGTGCATAGCGTCGCACAAAAATAGCATTTTTAGGCGAGCAAAAGCGATTTGATTATATTTGGGCAAAATAAGCCCATGCCATTTTTCTCAGTCATCATCCCGCTGTACAACAAGGAAAATTTTATCGGGAACACGATCAGCAGTGTTTTGGCGCAGACCTTTACCGATTTCGAGCTGATTATCATCAATGACGGGTCGACGGATAACAGTGCCGCAATCGCCAAGGGGTTTTCTGACCCGAAAATCAGGTTTTTCTCAAAACCCAATGAGGGCGTGTCCGTCGCCCGGAACTTCGGCATTTCCATGGCAGAGGCGGATTATATCACGTTTCTTGACGCCGACGATTACTGGTATCCGGATTTCCTGGAAACGATGCAGCGCACCATCGCGGGCTTTCCCAACGAATCTGTGTTCTCAGCGGCCATCGAGATTGAAACCGCAAAAAACACCTTCCCGGCCCGGTATTCCATACCGAA
The nucleotide sequence above comes from Flavobacterium magnum. Encoded proteins:
- a CDS encoding TonB-dependent receptor, which translates into the protein MKIKFQYTALLSFLAMAQFSYSQKQDEDLGNEVVNVVKPYTPTISDAFKVKETPALEDEDNSKKEDIKYNIFSFPVASTFTPSKGRAAAVDKTEQERLFKNYVTLAGGNYGNANAELFVTENVGESGYVGGMLRHFSSQGGINDVMLEDKFSNTSVDLSYGQRQAAGSWTADLGYQNQIYNWYGVREDFFGSDPALYDGVDAKHTYHNFYVASKLTYNDSFFKGASVKFNRFWDSFDSAENRFYVKPSFDFNISDTNIKTDFIVDYVGGEFKNNYFDTGAIRYGYTNFGVHPSFVINRADWTVNLGAAAFYSLDTENSDNKLFIYPQVNASLKVVGDLMVFYAGAEGGLEQNSYRDVTNQNPFVSPTLTIAPTDRQYDIFAGLKGKLSSAVSYNLRGSYTSEKNKPLFKNNSFPEVSGSSLNDFEPYQLGNSFQLAYDDVKTISFYGELKADFSKNVAFGINATFNSYNTSVESEAWNLPALRLATTLDVTITPKWYAGASLFFVGERKDLLQYSSFSEEVATLGSYFDANAHVGFKYNERWTAFLKANNIANQRYEKWLGYPVQQLQVMLGANYKFDF
- a CDS encoding tetratricopeptide repeat protein, encoding MHRFRKLSLLPVLAFSATISAQKSAVYTNELREFNRAVELYNDKQYQSAQIIFEKVSDEAAAQPTAMEVKADCAYYIANCAIRLNQAGADALMEDFVNDYPTSSKQNQAYIEVASYYFEQGQYPDALEWFDKVDESQLSAGETEKFNFQKGYSYFTAKNKKEATKYFNTVANSKEYGSQAKYYLGFMAYESDDYKEADKLFNQVEDQPKYKEKMSYFQADMNFKLGNFQKAIDDGNTAMAKSNAQEKSELNKIIGESYFNLKQYDKAIPYLKEYKGKKGKWNNTDYYLLGYSYYQQGDFENAISQFNKIIDGNDFVAQNAYYHLGESYLKTDRKQQALNAFKNASEMDFDAKIQEDAFLNYAKLSYDIGNSYQPVPDVLSGFLEKYPSNPNKPEIETLLINSFITSKNYKGALALLEKNKSFANKQAYQKVTFYRGLELYTDGSYQEALGMFRKSIGEPRDPRFTARATFWKGETEYVLDNFSESLLSFKQFIGFAEAKSTPENKNINYNLGYAYFKLKEYEQAATYFDAFVKAAKDDRTRLNDAYLRLGDSYFVTAKYWPAMDAYNKAIEMKGVDADYAAFQKAISYGFVGRNEKKIEDLNKFLPAFPKSQYRDDALYELGNTYVTEKKTDDAIRTYDKLVGEAKTGIYASKAVLKQGLVYYNADKDQLALTKFKKVAADYPNTPEALEAVATARLIYVDNGQVDEYASWVKTLSFVEVSDAELDNDTYEAAEKQYLQNNSKQAVSGFVGYIAKFPNGIHALKANFYLAQLYYADGLEDNAAPKYEFVADAPKNEYTEQALVRLSQIYLKVKNYDKAIPKLQRLESEADYPQNVTFAQANLMKSFYEKEDYPSAVTSAEKVLSNPKTDDKVRSDAQIIVARSAVKSNDEAKARTAYAKLLTMAKGEIAAEALYYDAYFKNKDGKFEASNTVVQKLTKDYSGYKYFGAKGLVVMAKNFYGLKDSFQATYILDSVIRNFTDFPDVIDEAKKERDIIQAEESKTNSSIQK
- a CDS encoding cell division ATP-binding protein FtsE produces the protein MPQPVVSLKNVNIFQDNNLILSDVNLEVQEGEFIYIIGKSGTGKSSLVKTLYADLPLEEGEAQVVEYDLMRMKESQIPFLRRKIGIVFQDFKLLPDRSINDNMLFVLKATGWKDPAAMQEKISEVLEKVDMKKLGNKMPHQLSGGEQQRVAIARALLNDPELILADEPTGNLDPQTSVEVLEVLRKINGNGKTVIMATHDYALLLKFPSKTLKCEGGTMFEVVQKTV
- a CDS encoding glycosyltransferase family 2 protein, giving the protein MNTLSIVIPVYNEGNTVHLILDKVKKSTLPNHISKQIIIVNDGSADHTAAAVAAYMQQNADLDIRYFEHAKNKGKGAALHTGIAHATGEYTIIQDADLEYDPNEYALLLQPVIDGFADVVYGSRFAGGNAHRVLFFWHTIGNKFLTFLSNMTTNLNITDMESCYKLFDTRMLQSLRLKEKRFGFEPEVTAKISKIPKIRIYEVGISYYGRTYEEGKKINWKDGFRAIYCIFRYGF
- a CDS encoding 2OG-Fe(II) oxygenase, producing MTREAIADLILQKLQSHKAALHSQFVAVEHAIGYFFIDDLLPEPLAIQVNALFPKPSEMVLKKSLREDKYVAAQMNLYHPLLEEVIYAFQDPRVVTLIGEICNISDILPDENLYAGGLSMMGHRQFLNPHLDNSHDKDRERWRVLNLLYYVTPDWQESYGGNLELWPDGLKGKPVTIHSKFNRLAVMATHNHSMHSVSPVVYEGYRCCVSNYYFSKSPLLATDTFHVTSFRGRPGNTLSDAVLQADAWLRMLVRKVFKKGLRENPHVYKKPE
- a CDS encoding glycosyltransferase encodes the protein MHERALHIISMDNPFPPDFGGVIDVFFKIRALHRIGYRIYLHTFAEEIPASCPQLEAITEKVFYYRFSGNPLWLLSTKPFSVMTRNDASLHRNLAGIPAPILFEGLKTTYLVNAGRLDGFTKILRLHNIEQDYFKGISRTETSLLKKFAFWMEAVKFRAYERVIRSFDHTLALSLFEEKYIQRKFGNASYVPVFHGNEAVADLSGTGKFALYHGDLNTADNREAVRFLINAFKEIPDVRLVIASGSGEGFVRRIIRGQSNAAFIALKDFSHLKSLMAEAHINVCWSFQQSGTKLKVINALFNGRFCIINDNITDDPNVSDLCITANDKKQLIDAVNLLKDKTYDDFQRRQAMMKSCLDDGANALLIDKILRNQ